From a single Drosophila sulfurigaster albostrigata strain 15112-1811.04 chromosome 3, ASM2355843v2, whole genome shotgun sequence genomic region:
- the LOC133843699 gene encoding fibroblast growth factor receptor homolog 2 gives MQKRTKNKRGNTQHLARAKQTAITFVITTRRVLHLTMQNLLIIFSAIVIVIISNIHSSSGSISRGSDSNSLDCQLEKHSCLIDVLRQQTQTQTQAGQRHLPADLDITLYCPPSTAIWYYENRAMRRGSYWLLERAQAERSGRYACQYEQVKWANLTLRIGNSNRQSDTDLASFKAIELSVSKQAPDALGVQLKCSIVDGNESLGGSISWYHNGNRMQFEKQSLHVLQLQPNDAGDWHCSINGTDSNTIRLEAPQLTPGYPQNISLPQGEHSRFDCRLEPAELKSKITWLRPHHPGNIEALLQQLQLGDTREVDIMLGNPKDLLELGSVEPADGGWYICLASNSFGRTLGAAYLDVLPPAAITTTERSTTVATTKSTTTTTTTTTAATITDDDRDDIESGSAQFAPVFKKELNYLQHGVSAKTIVLACPSKANPAANITWTFNKDQTGYRPLDRQFGTFKYRRWSLIIEDSIQTDTALYMCKVCNTLGCIHFEFNVRVTDIIRASPIIRVPDNKTALINTQVKLKCDVVSNLAAKTSWYRVRSKNRTDGNNNQTLSLPLPEQELTVIDMAANSTEEHPMLVLSNVTHADEGWYTCMSSNNLGTSNASLYLHVVDHLPFLHVGELLRSHPVGFTVAVVMIVSTLLLGSAFIMYILRRLRREKLLKHRIETVHQWTKKVIIYKPASLEGSSCGGDLQIPVIKIEKQRTTFSNTTTGSSSDPAQAFNEYEFPLDSNWEIPRQQLALGSILGEGAFGRVVMAEADGLPRSPPSAANGMGTIVAVKMVKEEHTDADMASLVREMEVMKMIGKHINIINLLGCCSQNGPLWVIVEYAPHGNLKDFLKQNRPGTLQRRSDSDGYLDDRAMVRQPQLGEKELIMFAFQIARGMEYLASRRCIHRDLAARNVLVSDNYVMKIADFGLARDIQDTDYYRKNTNGRLPIKWMAPESLQEKFYDSQTDVWSYGVLLWEIMTYGEQPYPNIMSAEELYSYLITGQRMEKPAMCTLNIYLVMRQCWNFESSVRPTFAELVESFDGILQQYSSNPNDAYLDLSMPMLETPPSSDDDDEGSETETFRETSPLRYQYTYKFN, from the exons AtgcaaaaaagaacaaaaaacaaaagaggcaacacacaacatttggcaagagcaaagcaaacagcaatcACATTTGTAATAACAACACGACGCGTTCTACACTTGACAATGCAAAATCTGCTGATCATCTTTAgtgccatcgtcatcgtcatcatcagcaacatccacagcagcagcggcagcatcagccgaggcagcgacagcaactcTTTGGACTGCCAGTTGGAGAAGCACAGTTGCCTCATCGATGTGCTGAGGCAACAGACGCAGACTCAGACGCAGGCGGGTCAACGTCATCTGCCCGCCGATCTCGACATAACACTCTACTGCCCGCCATCCACAGCCATCTGGTACTATGAGAATCGTGCAATGCGACGCGGCAGTTATTGGCTGCTGGAGCGAGCACAGGCCGAGCGATCGGGACGCTATGCCTGCCAATATGAGCAGGTCAAGTGGGCTAATCTGACGTTGCGGATTGGCAACAGCAATCGGCAAAGTGACACCGATTTGGCCAGCTTTAAGGCCATCGAATTGAGTGTCAGTAAGCAAGCGCCAGATGCATTGGGAGTGCAGTTGAAATGCAGCATTGTCGATGGCAACGAGTCGCTCGGTGGCAGCATTAGCTGGTATCACAATGGAAATCGCATGCAATTCGAGAAGCAATCGCTGCAcgtgttgcagctgcaaccaAACGATGCTGGCGACTGGCATTGCAGCATCAATGGCACCGACAGCAACACTATACGCTTGGAGGCGCCGCAATTGACGCCTGGTTATCCGCAAAATATTAGTTTGCCGCAGGGTGAACATTCGCGCTTCGATTGCCGCTTGGAACCAGCTGAGTTGAAGTCAAAGATCACTTGGCTGCGACCGCATCATCCGGGCAACATTGAGGCGCtgttgcaacaactgcagctgggAGACACTCGCGAAGTGGATATCATGCTCGGTAATCCCAAAGATTTGCTGGAGCTGGGCAGCGTGGAGCCTGCCGATGGTGGCTGGTACATTTGTTTGGCCAGCAATTCCTTCGGACGTACTTTAGGAGCTGCCTACTTGGATGTACTGCCACCGGCAGCAATAACAACCACAGAGCGTAGCACAACTGTGGCCACAACAAAGtccacaacgacgacgacgacaacaacaactgcagcgaCTATTACCGATGATGATCGCGATGATATTGAAAGCGGTAGCGCTCAATTTGCGCCCGTCTTCAAAAAGGAATTGAACTATCTGCAGCACGGGGTGTCGGCCAAAACGATCGTTTTGGCATGTCCCAGTAAAGCGAATCCCGCGGCCAACATAACGTGGACATTCAACAAAGATCAGACCGGCTATCGACCGTTGGATCGACAATTCGGCACCTTCAAGTATCGACGTTGGAGTCTCATTATCGAGGACTCCATTCAAACGGACACGGCGCTGTACATGTGCAAAGTGTGCAACACGCTTGGCTGCATTCACTTCGAGTTCAATGTGCGTGTGACGGACATAATACGCGCCTCGCCCATCATCCGAGTGCCCGATAACAAGACGGCGCTGATCAACACGCAGGTGAAACTCAAATGCGATGTCGTCTCGAATCTGGCAGCGAAAACTAGCTGGTATCGTGTGCGGTCAAAGAATCGCACGGATGGCAACAATAATCAAACGTTGTCGCTGCCCTTGCCCGAGCAAGAGCTCACAGTGATCGACATGGCAGCCAACTCGACAGAGGAGCATCCGATGCTGGTGCTCAGCAATGTGACGCACGCGGATGAGGGCTGGTACACCTGCATGAGCTCCAATAATCTGGGCACCAGCAATGCCAGTCTCTATCTGCATGTCGTCGATCATCTGCCTTTTCTGCACGTTGGCGAATTGCTGCGATCGCATCCCGTGGGCTTCACTGTGGCTGTTGTGATGATAGTCTCCACTTTGCTGCTTGGCAGCGCCTTCATCATGTACATACTGCGGCGCTTGCGTCGTGAGAAGCTGCTCAAGCATCGCATCGAAACGGTGCATCAGTGGACCAAGAAGGTCATCATCTACAAACCCGCCAGCCTCGAGGGCAGCTCGTGTGGCGGTGATCTGCAAATACCGGTCATCAAGATTGAAAAGCAACGCACGACTTTCTCGAACACCACAACGGGGAGTTCTTCGGATCCCGCACAGGCCTTCAATGAGTACGAGTTCCCGCTGGACTCGAACTGGGAGATACCCAGACAGCAGTTGGCACTTGGCTCTATTTTGGGCGAGGGCGCCTTTGGACGTGTCGTCATGGCCGAGGCGGATGGATTGCCTCGCAGTCCGCCTTCAGCTGCGAATGGAATGGGAACAATTGTCGCCGTGAAGATGGTGAAGGAGGAGCACACGGATGCGGATATGGCCAGTTTGGTTCGCGAAATGGAGGTGATGAAAATGATTGGCAAgcacatcaacatcatcaatCTGCTCGGCTGCTGCAGCCAGAATGGTCCACTGTGGGTCATCGTCGAATATGCGCCGCACGGCAATCTCAAGGATTTTCTCAAGCAAAATCGTCCGGGCACATTGCAGCGACGCAGCGACAGCGATGGCTATCTGGACGACAGAGCGATGGTGCGACAGCCGCAGCTGGGCGAGAAGGAGCTCATCATGTTTGCCTTCCAGATAGCACGTGGCATGGAGTATTTAGCTTCGCGACGG TGCATTCATCGAGATTTGGCAGCGCGCAATGTGCTAGTTAGTGACAACTATGTGATGAAAATAGCTGACTTTGGATTGGCCAGAGATATACAGGATACGGATTACTATCGCAAGAACACCAATGGACGATTGCCCATCAAATGGATGGCACCTGAATCGCTGCAGGAAAAGTTCTACGACTCGCAGACCGATGTCTGGAGCTACGGTGTGCTCTTATGGGAGATAATGACCTATGGCGAACAGCCTTATCCGAATATAATGTCAGCAGAGGAACTGTACAGTTATCTAATCACTGGACAGCGCATGGAGAAGCCAGCAATGTGCACACTCAACATATATTTGGTGATGCGACAGTGCTGGAACTTTGAGTCATCAGTGAGGCCAACGTTCGCCGAGCTGGTCGAGAGTTTCGATGGCATACTGCAGCAGTATAGCAGTAATCCGAACGATGCCTATTTGGATCTATCGATGCCAATGTTGGAGACGCCGCCGTCCTCagacgatgacgacgaagGCTCCGAAACAGAAACATTCCGAGAGACTTCACCCCTTAGATATCAATATACCtataagtttaattaa
- the LOC133841534 gene encoding fat-body protein 1 translates to MQSEFILIKMLGASVVLLGTLSLTCCVNGWAFVSRWRPDESSEDMEMSPWALRQRFLLDLMLQVHKPLLQQELSEMGHELNENPEDYETGTWPLLLEFMDAVHQHHILRPYGIYSQLHQELPHQLIGVYRFLVLAKNWKTFQRNACFARIHFHPVLFVNALEMAVDDREDCGGLRLPAMHEVLPQLYFDKEIILEAQLVYWQQLAPVPTISRKRSWRETIAGILYPKSLRPWNPQQVEWMPTYPMVIQSKKSRTTLLSLDVELNGYWNRLISRLMIADQGSAIVDGDRLMALHDERYERRLSGNPTRPQDYLLLMHNIRQFAALLQLEQLAQNGTSSLQFIESTLLTTGGVPYKASSGLNADAVLHLINESIEELRNHIDKELKDEHEMQTMCKVGRVIASRYWHLFRQLSLAINGDRLQPNLLGMATSNLRDPIYRVLLLQLAQLIAGYEQRFANKPLQQHHKQQKQQLHLRHILVGRLETFDQLVDSDLINLMDQQLLQTQRNNLRLLRRRLVARHMRLNHKSFNISYHIFAPSTKKVLIRSYLLSTGDKNSPRLLLDSFVSSLTTGDNQFERHFATAPTVHTLSDLYEAKQPLDGGVSRDCSFPHHLLLPRGTAEGLKLQLLVEIHSWHTDEESSGCAWAASKEMDCTAHLLTSSQFDVVVYHKTIELLETDL, encoded by the exons ATGCAATCAGAGttcattttaatcaaaatgctTGGTGCATCAGTTGTGCTTCTGGGAACTTTAAGCTTAACATGCTGCGTCAACGGTTGGGCATTTGTTTCACGCTGGAGGCCAGATGAATCTAGTGAAGATATGGAGATGTCACCTTGGGCGTTGCGACAGCGTTTTCTGCTGGACTTAATGCTGCAGGTGCACAAGCCGCTGTTGCAACAGGAACTTAGCGAAATGGGTCATGAGCTCAATGAGAATCCAGAGGATTATGAAACA GGCACTTGGCCACTGCTGTTGGAGTTTATGGACGCAGTGCATCAGCATCACATACTGCGTCCGTATGGCATCTACAGCCAGCTGCACCAGGAGCTACCACATCAGCTAATAGGCGTCTATCGCTTTTTGGTGCTCGCCAAGAATTGGAAAACCTTTCAACGCAACGCTTGCTTCGCCCGCATTCACTTTCATCCCGTGCTCTTTGTGAACGCACTCGAGATGGCAGTGGACGATAGGGAAGATTGTGGGGGTCTCAGGTTGCCCGCCATGCATGAGGTGCTGCCACAGCTGTACTTCGATAAAGAGATCATCCTTGAAGCACAACTCGTCTATTGGCAGCAGTTGGCGCCAGTGCCAACGATCAGTCGCAAACGCAGCTGGCGAGAGACAATCGCTGGCATTCTGTATCCCAAATCCTTGAGGCCATGGAATCCACAGCAAGTAGAATGGATGCCCACCTATCCAATGGTCATCCAATCGAAGAAATCTCGCACAACGTTGCTTAGCTTGGATGTGGAGCTGAATGGTTATTGGAATAGACTTATCAGTCGACTCATGATTGCAGATCAGGGTTCAGCTATAGTAGACGGCGATCGTTTAATGGCATTGCACGATGAACGTTATGAACGCAGGCTGAGTGGGAATCCAACCAGACCCCAAGATTATCTGCTGCTAATGCACAACATCAGACAGTTCGCCGCTCTTTTGCAGCTCGAGCAGTTGGCTCAAAATGGCACAAGTTCCCTGCAATTCATTGAGTCCACGCTGCTGACAACCGGAGGAGTGCCATACAAAGCAAGCTCAGGCCTCAATGCCGATGCCGTGTTGCACTTGATAAACGAATCGATCGAAGAGCTCCGCAATCACATTGATAAGGAGCTAAAAGATGAGCATGAAATGCAGACAATGTGCAAAGTTGGTCGCGTGATCGCCTCACGTTATTGGCATCTCTTCAGACAACTGAGTCTGGCCATCAATGGCGATCGCTTGCAACCCAATTTGCTGGGCATGGCCACCTCCAATTTGAGGGATCCCATTTACCGTGTACTCCTGCTGCAACTGGCACAACTAATTGCTGGCTACGAGCAACGATTTGCCAACAAGCCATTGCAGCAACATCacaagcagcagaagcaacagttGCACTTGAGACACATACTCGTGGGACGCTTGGAAACCTTTGATCAGCTGGTGGACAGCGATCTAATCAATTTAATGgaccagcagctgctgcaaacaCAACGCAATAATCTGCGTTTGCTGCGGCGTCGCCTTGTGGCACGTCACATGCGTTTGAATCACAAGTCCTTCAACATCAGCTATCACATCTTCGCTCCGTCTACAAAAAAAGTTCTGATTAGAAGTTATCTGCTGTCCACAGGCGACAAGAATTCACCTAGGTTGCTGCTCGACAGTTTTGTCAGCTCCTTGACAACTGGTGACAATCAATTCGAACGTCACTTTGCCACTGCTCCAACGGTGCACACACTCAGTGATCTGTATGAGGCCAAGCAGCCATTGGATGGCGGCGTTTCTAGAGACTGTTCATTTCCTCATCATTTGCTGCTTCCTCGAGGCACTGCTGAAGGTTTAAAACTTCAGTTGCTAGTCGAGATTCATTCTTGGCATACTGACGAAGAGAGCTCAGGTTGTGCTTGGGCTGCTAGCAAAGAGATGGATTGCACAGCTCATCTGCTGACAAGCTCTCAATTTGATGTGGTTGTCTATCACAAGACTATTGAGTTACTCGAGACTGATCTATAG
- the LOC133841535 gene encoding probable citrate synthase, mitochondrial, producing the protein MPFSLRSVRRLAVAQNVQVLKCAVRAMASDVTLLEVMECKISEEQERIKKFRKEHGEFKMGEVTINMMYGGMRGINALITETSVLDPEEGIRFRGLSIPECQEQLPAAENGCEPLPEGLFWLMMTGDVPTKGQVQQLSCEWADRGKLPDHVTKMLKGMPKTLHPMSQFAAAITALNHDSKFAKAYSKGVHKTKYWLYCYEDCMDLIAKLPLVAAAIYRNLYREGKGPDKVDSKLDWSANLTKMLTYDDPQFTELMRLYLTIHSDHEGGNVSAHTTHLVGSALSDPYLSFAAGMLGLAGPLHGLANQEVLVWVQKLQKETGKEPSEKQLQDYIWKTLKSGQVVPGYGHAVLRKTDPRYTCQREFAQKHLPDDPLFKLVSQLYKVVPPILTELGKVKNPWPNVDAHSGVLLQYYGMKEMNYYTVLFGVSRALGVLASLIWDRALGLPIERPKSFSTDALIKKATAGKKGKDSKKK; encoded by the coding sequence atgccGTTTAGTTTAAGATCTGTCCGAAGATTAGCTGTGGCCCAGAATGTTCAGGTTCTTAAGTGCGCTGTGCGCGCCATGGCCAGCGATGTGACGCTGCTCGAGGTAATGGAGTGCAAGATTAGCGAAGAGCAGGAGCGCATCAAGAAGTTTCGCAAGGAGCACGGCGAATTCAAGATGGGCGAAGTGACCATCAACATGATGTACGGCGGCATGCGAGGCATTAATGCGTTGATCACCGAGACATCTGTGCTGGATCCCGAGGAGGGAATTCGTTTCCGTGGTCTATCCATTCCAGAGTGTCAGGAGCAATTGCCCGCTGCTGAGAACGGCTGTGAACCGCTGCCCGAGGGTCTCTTCTGGCTGATGATGACGGGCGATGTGCCCACCAAGGGACAGGTGCAGCAATTGTCTTGCGAATGGGCCGATCGTGGCAAGCTGCCCGATCATGTGACCAAAATGTTGAAGGGCATGCCCAAGACTCTGCATCCAATGTCGCAATTTGCTGCCGCTATCACAGCTCTCAATCATGACAGTAAATTTGCAAAGGCGTATTCCAAGGGAGTCCACAAGACCAAGTACTGGCTGTATTGCTATGAGGATTGCATGGATCTGATTGCCAAGCTGCCGCTGGTTGCGGCTGCCATCTATCGCAATCTGTATCGCGAGGGCAAGGGACCCGATAAGGTGGACTCCAAGCTGGATTGGTCGGCGAATCTGACGAAAATGCTGACCTACGACGATCCTCAATTTACGGAACTGATGCGTCTCTATCTGACCATTCACAGCGATCACGAGGGTGGCAATGTCTCTGCGCACACCACACATTTGGTGGGATCAGCATTGAGTGATccttatttatcatttgcGGCCGGCATGCTTGGACTTGCTGGTCCATTGCATGGTTTGGCCAATCAGGAGGTCTTGGTTTGGGTGCAGAAACTGCAAAAGGAGACTGGCAAGGAGCCCTCGGAAAAACAACTGCAGGATTACATTTGGAAGACGCTAAAGTCGGGACAAGTGGTGCCCGGTTATGGACATGCGGTGCTCCGGAAAACCGATCCTCGCTACACCTGCCAGCGGGAGTTTGCCCAGAAGCATCTGCCCGACGATCCGTTGTTCAAGCTCGTCTCGCAGCTGTACAAGGTGGTGCCACCCATTCTCACCGAGCTCGGCAAGGTGAAGAATCCCTGGCCCAATGTCGATGCCCATTCGGGTGTCCTGCTCCAGTATTACGGCATGAAGGAGATGAACTATTACACGGTTCTGTTCGGCGTCTCTCGGGCACTTGGTGTCCTGGCGTCGCTCATCTGGGATCGTGCTCTTGGTTTGCCAATTGAGCGACCCAAATCCTTTTCAACGGATGCCCTTATCAAGAAAGCCACCGCCGGAAAGAAGGGAAAAGatagtaaaaaaaagtga
- the LOC133841536 gene encoding angiopoietin-related protein 7-like, with product MKSFIKCASSLLILCIASCSAQYENCEINNELDKQCGAYTYSVVKPFFRYVQEIRDDIDKSELKDKEIKEQKEKLLQLDINAVTIRELRSQIADLRQNNNYLQRTIDGLTSISKCETCENRFNALSKALAESNNQLSRRNIDLQACQSSITEKDILIDLLAPNSCVRFGQAAGIHRIEVPGINSLLSFDALCDSKAAGPGWMVIQRRFDGKENFYRDWASYRDGFGSLDGDFFLGLEKIYRLTSSQQFELYMYMEGFDGSIKYARYDHFAISGEDDAYALTSLGAFSGNVPIDELRYHEHQKFSTFDRENDIWPKGNCAVDYRAGWWYKACAKCHFTGRILDRSVRNGTSAYWHDFMALRRVQMLIRPKDKKKIGPDSSKMSSSDEIYMYSKS from the exons atgaagAGCTTTATAAAGTGTGCTTCCTCCTTATTGATTTTATGTATTGCATCTTGCTCAGCTCAATATGAG aattgtgaaataaataacGAGCTGGATAAGCAATGTGGAGCGTATACTTACAGCGTAGTCAAACCTTTCTTCAGATATGTGCAAGAAATAAGAGATGATATCGATAAAAGTGAATTGAAagataaagaaataaaagaacagAAAGAGAAGTTGCTTCAACTGGATATAAATGCAGTAACTATTAGGGAATTGCGATCACAGATTGCAGATCTGCgtcaaaataacaattatcTTCAAAGAACAATTGACGGCTTAACTTCAATTTCAAAGTGTGAAACATGTGAAAATAGATTTAATGCATTAAGCAAAGCACTTGCTGAAAGTAATAACCAATTATCAAGGAGAAATATTGATTTGCAAGCATGTCAATCAAGCATTACTGAGAAAGATATTCTAATTGATTTACTTGCGCCCAATAGTTGTGTTCGCTTTGGTCAAGCTGCGGGTATTCATCGCATTGAAGTGCCCGGGATTAACTCTCTTCTCTCATTCGATGCTCTGTGCGATAGTAAAGCAGCTGGTCCGGGTTGGATGGTTATACAACGTCGCTTCGATGGCAAGGAGAATTTCTATAGGGATTGGGCATCGTATCGCGATGGTTTCGGTTCATTAGATGGTGACTTTTTCCTTGGCTTAGAAAAGATTTATAGGCTAACAAGCTCGCAGCAATTCGaactttatatgtatatggaagGCTTTGATGGTTCCATTAAATACGCGCGATACGATCACTTTGCTATATCTGGTGAGGACGATGCCTACGCGCTGACCAGCTTAGGCGCATTCTCGGGGAATGTGCCAATCGATGAGCTGCGTTATCATGAGCACCAAAAGTTCTCCACTTTCGATCGCGAGAACGATATTTGGCCCAAAGGAAACTGTGCTGTCGACTACAGAGCTGGCTGGTGGTATAAAGCGTGTGCCAAGTG tCATTTCACTGGCAGAATTCTTGATAGAAGCGTAAGGAATGGCACAAGCGCCTACTGGCATGATTTTATGGCACTTAGGCGAGTTCAGATGCTTATTCGCCCcaaagataaaaaaaagataggCCCTGATAGCAGTAAAATGAGTTCATCtgatgaaatatatatgtactctAAATCCTAA